The following proteins are encoded in a genomic region of Blastopirellula marina:
- a CDS encoding ABC transporter ATP-binding protein, producing MTKILLKVDDLRTFFHGEEVVKAVDGISFKLEEGETLGIVGESGSGKSVTSLSIMQLLARSAKIESGTISFLGTDLVRLPDPAMRKIRGKDISMIFQEPMTSLNPVFTVGSQVMEAIILHQRVSKAEAREQTIQLFDEVGIPEPHKRVHYYPHQMSGGQKQRVMIAMALSCNPKLLIADEPTTALDVTIQAQILDILRRLRDSRGMSILFITHDLGVIAEIADHVLVMYRGKVVEHGEIHQIFEAPQHPYTKGLLACRPRLDTKVRRLPTVSDFMDSTVTESGIEITEKKMSPEKYEELLQAGRGRLLHPKPILEEIGHPWKEGEYSADTKCVADDEKPLLSVRDLKVHFPIRKGIFSRVHGHVKAVDGIDFDVFRGQTLGLVGESGCGKTTTGRAILRLIEPTDGVVEFEGKNVRSLQGASLREMRKKLQIIFQDPYGSLNPRMTIEAAICEPMVIQGIGGTRKEQGQRAAELMKEVGMNPDHLRRYPHEFSGGQRQRICIARALAVEPDFLVCDESVSALDVSVQAQVLNLLKELQERRGLTYIFISHDLSVVKFMADMMAVMNAGKIVEFGPAEDIYANPSQEYTRKLINATPKDSLEHIQMRQEERKQARAERLSTIASA from the coding sequence GCGAAGAGGTCGTCAAAGCGGTCGATGGGATCTCCTTCAAACTGGAAGAAGGGGAGACGCTCGGTATCGTCGGCGAATCAGGTTCCGGCAAGTCGGTCACCTCGCTTTCGATCATGCAGCTGCTGGCTCGCAGTGCGAAGATCGAATCTGGCACCATCTCGTTCCTTGGGACTGACCTGGTTCGCTTGCCTGATCCGGCCATGCGAAAGATTCGCGGCAAAGATATCAGCATGATCTTTCAAGAGCCGATGACCTCGCTGAATCCGGTTTTCACCGTCGGGTCACAGGTCATGGAAGCGATCATCCTGCATCAACGCGTGAGCAAAGCTGAGGCCCGCGAGCAAACCATACAGCTATTCGACGAAGTCGGTATCCCGGAACCGCATAAGCGTGTCCATTACTATCCTCATCAAATGTCCGGCGGACAGAAGCAGCGTGTGATGATCGCGATGGCGCTGAGCTGCAATCCGAAGCTGCTGATCGCCGACGAACCGACCACCGCCCTCGACGTCACCATTCAAGCTCAGATTCTCGACATCCTGCGCCGGCTACGCGATAGCCGGGGCATGTCGATTCTCTTCATCACGCATGACTTGGGCGTGATCGCGGAAATCGCCGACCATGTACTGGTCATGTATCGCGGCAAGGTGGTCGAGCACGGCGAGATTCACCAGATCTTCGAGGCCCCTCAGCATCCGTATACCAAGGGTCTTCTCGCATGCCGACCTCGTCTCGATACCAAGGTCCGTCGCTTGCCCACCGTAAGCGACTTCATGGATTCGACGGTTACCGAATCCGGGATCGAGATTACCGAAAAGAAGATGTCGCCGGAGAAATACGAAGAGCTGCTTCAAGCGGGGCGTGGCCGTCTCCTCCATCCCAAGCCGATCCTCGAAGAGATTGGGCATCCTTGGAAGGAGGGAGAATACAGCGCCGATACGAAATGCGTTGCCGACGACGAAAAGCCACTGCTCAGCGTTCGCGATTTGAAGGTTCACTTCCCAATCCGTAAGGGGATCTTCTCACGAGTACACGGGCATGTGAAAGCGGTCGACGGAATCGACTTTGATGTCTTCCGCGGACAAACATTGGGACTCGTCGGGGAATCTGGCTGTGGCAAAACAACCACCGGGCGAGCAATCCTGCGATTGATCGAACCGACCGATGGAGTTGTCGAATTTGAAGGGAAGAACGTCCGCTCGTTGCAGGGTGCCTCCCTAAGAGAGATGCGGAAGAAACTACAGATCATCTTCCAAGATCCTTACGGCAGCTTGAATCCTCGCATGACCATCGAAGCGGCCATCTGTGAACCGATGGTCATTCAAGGCATCGGAGGCACTCGTAAAGAGCAAGGCCAGCGGGCCGCCGAACTGATGAAAGAGGTCGGCATGAATCCCGATCACTTGCGGCGTTATCCGCATGAATTCTCCGGCGGTCAGCGACAACGTATCTGTATCGCCCGCGCTTTGGCCGTTGAGCCTGACTTCCTGGTCTGTGACGAATCAGTCTCGGCCCTCGATGTATCCGTACAGGCTCAAGTCCTCAATCTTCTGAAAGAGCTACAGGAACGTCGCGGGCTGACCTATATCTTCATCAGCCACGATCTATCTGTGGTCAAGTTCATGGCCGACATGATGGCTGTGATGAATGCCGGCAAGATCGTCGAGTTCGGCCCGGCCGAGGACATCTACGCCAATCCGTCCCAGGAATATACCCGTAAGCTGATCAACGCCACCCCGAAGGACAGCCTGGAGCATATTCAGATGCGGCAAGAAGAACGAAAACAAGCCCGAGCCGAGCGTCTCAGCACCATCGCTTCGGCCTAG
- the metG gene encoding methionine--tRNA ligase, with protein MARRILVTSALPYANGPIHIGHLVEYIQTDIWVRFQKLQGNDCRYFCADDTHGTAIMISAQKNGVTEEQFIAKMSEEHQQDFAGFGIEFDNYGSTHSDENRVLCGEFWQSLREADLVVEKDVSQLYDPEAKTFLADRFVRGTCPKCGAENQPGDNCSKCGAAYTPADLVNPKSTLSGATPELKTWKHLFVQLEKLHPFLEEWSQSGKHLQDEVANYLKGHFLGEELRDWDVSRPGPYFGFEIPDSPGDYWYVWFDAPIGYIASTQQWCDKNGEDLAKWWKNPETEIHHFIGKDITYFHTLFWPGMLKTAGYNLPTKVHIHGFLTVDGKKMSKSDGTFIKAATYLKHLDPAYVRYYYATKLGPRLDDLDLNVKEFVDKVDADLRGKVVNLASRAAKFVEKTGLSETYPDDGGLFERGTKAGAEIAKAYEDCDLNKAMRLILELADAANPYIEANKPWELRKDPANAQKLQDVCTVGINLFRQIIVYLTPVLPKLAADTGALLNDPITSWEQSQTPLTGTAVNKFQHLIQRVEPDKVQAMIDDSKEEAAAESPATESQADTTAAKFEDSGQPLIDEPMTEECTIDDFVKVDLRVARVLSAEEVPDARKLLKLTLGLGGDARKQVFAGIKAAYKPEELVGRLVIMVANLKPRQMKFGLSEGMVCASGPGGEEVFLLSPDDGAKPGQRIH; from the coding sequence ATGGCACGACGCATTTTGGTCACCTCTGCCCTGCCGTACGCGAATGGGCCGATCCATATCGGGCATCTGGTGGAATATATCCAGACCGATATCTGGGTCCGCTTCCAGAAGCTGCAAGGCAACGATTGCCGTTATTTCTGCGCCGACGACACGCACGGCACGGCAATCATGATCAGCGCCCAGAAGAACGGTGTGACCGAAGAGCAGTTCATCGCCAAGATGAGCGAAGAGCACCAGCAAGACTTCGCCGGTTTCGGCATCGAGTTCGACAACTACGGCTCGACCCACAGCGATGAAAATCGCGTCCTCTGTGGCGAGTTCTGGCAATCACTGCGCGAAGCCGACTTGGTTGTCGAAAAGGATGTCTCTCAGCTGTACGATCCAGAAGCGAAAACCTTCCTCGCTGATCGTTTCGTACGTGGAACCTGTCCCAAATGCGGCGCCGAGAACCAGCCTGGCGATAACTGTTCGAAGTGTGGTGCTGCTTATACCCCAGCCGACTTGGTCAACCCCAAGAGCACGCTCTCCGGTGCGACTCCGGAACTGAAGACTTGGAAGCACTTGTTCGTGCAGCTTGAGAAGTTGCACCCATTCCTGGAAGAATGGTCGCAAAGCGGGAAACACCTGCAAGATGAAGTTGCGAACTACTTGAAAGGTCACTTCCTCGGGGAAGAGCTTCGCGACTGGGATGTTTCGCGCCCAGGTCCCTACTTTGGCTTCGAGATCCCCGACAGTCCAGGCGACTACTGGTATGTCTGGTTCGACGCGCCGATCGGGTACATCGCCTCGACACAGCAGTGGTGTGACAAAAACGGCGAAGACCTGGCTAAGTGGTGGAAGAACCCGGAAACCGAAATCCACCATTTCATCGGCAAAGATATTACCTACTTCCATACGCTGTTCTGGCCCGGCATGCTCAAGACAGCCGGTTACAATCTGCCGACTAAGGTCCATATCCACGGCTTCCTGACAGTGGATGGCAAGAAGATGTCCAAGAGCGATGGGACGTTCATCAAGGCAGCGACCTACCTGAAGCATCTGGATCCTGCCTACGTCCGTTATTACTACGCCACCAAGCTCGGTCCGCGCCTGGATGATCTCGATTTGAACGTGAAGGAATTCGTCGACAAGGTCGATGCCGATCTTCGCGGCAAAGTGGTCAACCTCGCCTCGCGGGCCGCCAAATTCGTCGAAAAGACAGGGCTATCCGAGACCTATCCGGACGACGGTGGCTTGTTCGAGCGTGGTACGAAAGCAGGCGCTGAAATCGCCAAGGCGTACGAGGATTGTGACCTGAATAAGGCCATGAGATTAATCCTGGAGCTGGCCGACGCTGCGAATCCTTACATTGAGGCGAATAAGCCGTGGGAGCTTCGCAAAGATCCTGCCAACGCCCAGAAGCTGCAAGATGTCTGCACGGTCGGGATCAATTTGTTCCGGCAGATCATTGTGTACCTGACGCCGGTGCTGCCCAAGTTGGCCGCCGACACCGGTGCACTGCTGAACGATCCAATTACCAGTTGGGAGCAATCCCAGACTCCGTTGACTGGCACCGCCGTCAATAAATTCCAACACCTGATCCAACGGGTCGAACCCGATAAGGTCCAAGCCATGATTGATGACAGCAAGGAAGAAGCTGCCGCCGAATCCCCCGCGACCGAAAGCCAAGCCGACACGACGGCGGCCAAGTTCGAGGACAGCGGTCAGCCGCTGATCGACGAACCGATGACCGAAGAGTGCACGATCGACGACTTCGTGAAAGTCGACCTGCGTGTTGCTCGGGTCCTTTCGGCGGAAGAGGTCCCCGATGCTCGGAAGCTGCTGAAGCTGACGCTGGGACTGGGTGGCGACGCGCGAAAGCAAGTCTTCGCCGGGATCAAAGCGGCCTACAAGCCGGAAGAACTGGTCGGACGACTGGTGATCATGGTCGCCAACCTCAAGCCACGCCAAATGAAGTTTGGCCTCAGCGAAGGCATGGTTTGCGCCAGTGGCCCGGGCGGTGAAGAAGTCTTCCTGCTCAGCCCCGACGATGGTGCCAAGCCCGGCCAGCGGATTCACTAG
- the rlmN gene encoding 23S rRNA (adenine(2503)-C(2))-methyltransferase RlmN, which produces MLHWYDVNAWNARFGNDSQTVHSLRKFRTRWLKQGWSFEEALAEVSPDVASTIKAEIKPHPLVLAERHDSQLDGASKLLFRTDEGLMIESVILRAGTGRTSLCISSQVGCAAACRFCATGQMGIARNLTTAQILDQVVQANELLRKEDRRVRNIVFMGMGEPLHNPANLNEAIAVLSSPLLLDYSLQRLLVSTVGIPDEMLRLDEQFPQVNLALSLHSADESGRQELIPLAKSVPLARLRETLLKLKLSEKRRIMIEYLMLDGRTDRDSDAEKLIAFLENIPAHINLIPYNSIDGADHLTGSSQATRERFGNTLKAAGFPVTIRYSLGADIAAACGQLIQRENREIAKQLRATQTATK; this is translated from the coding sequence ATGCTGCACTGGTACGACGTTAACGCCTGGAATGCGCGATTCGGCAACGATTCGCAAACCGTTCATTCGCTCCGCAAGTTTCGCACGCGGTGGCTGAAGCAGGGCTGGTCGTTCGAAGAGGCGCTGGCAGAAGTTTCGCCTGACGTCGCTTCGACCATCAAGGCCGAGATCAAGCCGCATCCCTTAGTCCTGGCCGAACGGCATGACTCGCAGCTGGACGGGGCCAGCAAGCTGCTATTTCGTACCGACGAAGGGTTAATGATCGAGTCGGTGATCTTGCGGGCCGGTACAGGGCGGACATCGCTGTGCATTTCTTCGCAAGTTGGCTGTGCGGCCGCTTGCCGTTTTTGCGCGACAGGCCAGATGGGAATTGCCCGGAACCTGACCACGGCCCAGATCCTCGATCAGGTTGTCCAAGCGAATGAGCTGTTGCGGAAAGAAGACCGCCGCGTCCGAAACATTGTGTTCATGGGCATGGGGGAACCACTTCACAATCCGGCAAACCTGAACGAAGCGATCGCGGTACTTTCATCGCCGCTGTTATTGGATTACTCGCTGCAACGACTACTTGTCTCGACGGTCGGCATTCCAGACGAGATGCTACGGCTCGATGAGCAGTTTCCCCAGGTGAACTTGGCTCTCAGCTTACACAGTGCCGACGAATCTGGCCGCCAGGAACTAATCCCGCTGGCCAAAAGTGTCCCGCTTGCCCGGCTGCGAGAGACGCTGCTGAAGCTCAAGCTGTCGGAAAAGAGAAGAATCATGATCGAGTACCTGATGCTTGACGGGCGAACCGATCGAGACTCCGATGCGGAAAAACTGATCGCTTTCCTGGAAAACATCCCCGCACATATCAACTTAATCCCGTACAATTCGATCGATGGCGCGGATCATCTGACCGGCAGCAGTCAGGCGACACGCGAGCGATTCGGCAATACGTTGAAAGCCGCTGGCTTCCCGGTGACGATTCGGTATTCATTGGGTGCGGACATCGCCGCCGCGTGCGGGCAACTGATTCAACGTGAGAATCGTGAGATCGCGAAGCAATTGCGGGCCACGCAAACCGCCACGAAGTAA
- a CDS encoding DMT family protein yields the protein MSTILTTSVLLAMSNIFMTFAWYAHLKDLDKRPWILAVLISWGIAFFEYLIQVPANRIGFSEMSLGQLKILQEAITLTVFVPFAIFYMKQPLKLDFLWAALCICGAVYFIFRGNPAS from the coding sequence ATGTCCACTATTTTGACCACTTCGGTCTTGCTGGCGATGTCGAATATCTTCATGACGTTTGCTTGGTACGCCCACTTGAAGGACCTCGATAAGCGGCCCTGGATCTTGGCGGTCCTGATAAGCTGGGGAATTGCCTTCTTCGAATACCTCATTCAGGTCCCAGCCAACCGGATCGGGTTTTCCGAAATGAGCCTCGGACAACTCAAGATCTTGCAGGAAGCGATCACCCTGACCGTGTTCGTCCCATTTGCAATCTTTTACATGAAACAACCACTAAAGCTCGACTTCCTGTGGGCGGCGCTGTGCATCTGCGGTGCGGTTTACTTCATCTTCCGTGGGAACCCGGCCAGTTAG
- a CDS encoding sugar phosphate isomerase/epimerase family protein, with protein sequence MSSLNRRQLLTSTLGTAAALSLGSALPAAQPTPIRWKLITFTKFLQPLSYDQMADAVAELGFDGIEAPIRIKGHIEPENVADELPKFVAALKKRGLTIDILTSSINSVDSPNAEETLKVAKDLGIPRYRMNYYKYDLKKPVTRQLREAGAMLKDLVAMNEEIGIQAVYQNHSGSQYVGAPIWDIYHLVRQYDPQHIAMAFDIGHARVEGNTSWPIQWNLVQSHLGSVYIKDFTGNGGKPAWCSITQGELPDQFYKLLKESDYNGPISLHVEYLHGLKGDEMVAKNLAAMKRDIAYLKEKLS encoded by the coding sequence ATGTCTAGCCTCAATCGACGTCAGCTGCTTACTTCGACCCTGGGTACCGCCGCGGCGCTTTCGCTGGGAAGTGCTTTACCGGCGGCCCAACCCACGCCCATTCGCTGGAAGCTAATCACATTCACCAAGTTCCTACAGCCCCTTAGCTACGACCAGATGGCCGATGCGGTGGCGGAACTCGGTTTCGATGGGATCGAAGCCCCTATTCGCATCAAAGGACACATCGAGCCGGAGAACGTCGCGGACGAGTTGCCGAAGTTCGTCGCAGCGCTGAAGAAGCGGGGGCTGACGATCGATATTCTTACCTCCAGTATCAACAGCGTTGATTCGCCCAATGCGGAAGAGACACTGAAGGTGGCCAAAGATTTGGGGATTCCGCGTTACCGGATGAACTACTACAAGTACGACTTGAAGAAGCCGGTCACGCGCCAGTTGCGCGAAGCAGGTGCGATGCTGAAGGACCTGGTCGCGATGAACGAGGAGATCGGCATCCAGGCGGTCTACCAAAATCATTCCGGCAGTCAGTACGTCGGGGCACCGATCTGGGATATCTATCACTTGGTGCGTCAGTACGATCCTCAGCATATCGCAATGGCCTTCGATATCGGCCATGCCCGAGTCGAAGGAAATACATCGTGGCCGATTCAATGGAATCTGGTTCAATCGCACTTAGGCTCGGTTTATATCAAAGATTTTACCGGCAACGGCGGCAAGCCGGCTTGGTGCTCGATTACCCAAGGCGAACTGCCTGACCAGTTTTATAAACTCCTCAAGGAAAGCGACTACAACGGTCCGATCTCGCTGCATGTCGAATACTTGCACGGGTTGAAGGGTGACGAAATGGTCGCCAAGAACCTGGCCGCCATGAAACGCGATATCGCTTATCTGAAAGAAAAACTGAGTTAA
- a CDS encoding SMP-30/gluconolactonase/LRE family protein translates to MLRRLALVPFVLLLLPVSCLVADEFGDIITVAGTGQKELSENSGPVDQVNIGQPFGVLIGPDGAMYVTEVENHRVLRVDLDTKQVTTVAGNGTKGYSGDGGPATEAQLNEPYEVRFATNGDMYFVEMQNHLIRKVDAKTGTISTVAGTGKPGYGGDKGPAIEAQFNRPHSIALTDDDRYLFVADIQNHRIRIIDLTTGMIKSIAGNGEKKLPTDGETTEGKPILGPRALFYDGDSLWIALREGNSVWRLDKKGRRIHHIAGTGKTGFSGDGGSAKEATMNGPKGISKAPNGNIYIVDTENQVIREIDPVNDKIRTVAGVGPQGRGYGGDKGPATEAKMDRPHGIGIGPDNALYIGDTNNHRVRKVIPSAN, encoded by the coding sequence ATGCTACGTCGACTTGCCTTGGTTCCCTTTGTGCTTCTATTGCTTCCTGTGTCTTGCCTTGTTGCGGACGAGTTTGGTGACATCATCACCGTCGCTGGGACAGGCCAGAAAGAGCTTTCAGAGAACAGTGGACCGGTCGATCAGGTCAACATTGGTCAGCCATTTGGCGTGCTGATTGGCCCGGATGGGGCGATGTATGTGACCGAAGTCGAGAACCATCGTGTGCTGCGAGTCGATCTCGATACCAAGCAGGTCACCACCGTGGCTGGCAACGGAACGAAAGGTTATTCCGGCGACGGCGGCCCGGCGACCGAAGCGCAGTTGAACGAGCCCTATGAAGTCCGATTCGCCACCAACGGCGACATGTACTTCGTCGAAATGCAAAATCATCTTATCCGCAAGGTCGATGCCAAGACGGGGACGATCTCGACCGTGGCGGGAACTGGTAAGCCAGGGTACGGTGGCGACAAAGGCCCCGCGATCGAAGCCCAGTTTAACCGACCGCATAGTATCGCGTTGACCGATGACGATCGTTACTTGTTCGTGGCTGACATTCAGAATCATCGAATTCGGATCATCGATCTGACTACCGGCATGATCAAATCAATCGCTGGCAACGGCGAAAAGAAACTGCCCACCGACGGGGAAACGACCGAGGGTAAACCTATCCTCGGCCCGCGAGCATTATTCTACGACGGCGACTCGCTGTGGATTGCGCTGCGAGAAGGAAACAGTGTCTGGCGTTTGGACAAAAAGGGACGTCGTATTCATCACATCGCCGGTACCGGCAAGACGGGCTTCAGCGGCGACGGTGGCAGTGCAAAAGAGGCCACGATGAACGGTCCCAAAGGAATTTCCAAAGCGCCTAACGGCAACATTTATATCGTCGATACAGAAAACCAAGTGATTCGCGAGATTGATCCTGTCAACGACAAAATTCGCACCGTCGCAGGGGTTGGTCCGCAAGGACGAGGCTACGGCGGTGACAAAGGCCCGGCGACGGAAGCGAAGATGGATCGGCCGCATGGAATTGGCATTGGGCCAGACAACGCCCTCTACATTGGCGACACAAACAATCATCGGGTTCGCAAAGTGATCCCGTCGGCAAACTAA
- a CDS encoding NADPH:quinone reductase: MKAAYIEETGPPEVIQYGDLPTPEPGNGQVLVKVGAAALNPIDTYIRNGANYWELPKPFITGSDLAGTIEAVGPGTQKFMVGQRVWGTNQGLVGRQGTFAEYAVVDEHWLYATPDNVSDEAAAACALTGVTAHIGLGADNARLKQGETIFVHGGSGGVGSMVVQMAKAMGATVLTTAGSDEKAELCKELGADHIFNYKTQNVAEEVLKICPSGVNVIWETIREPDFDFLVSIAAERCRMVLMAGRDARPPFPVGPFYVKECSLHGFVMFKATPEEMEVCGKEISQWLSEGKLKAQIGKEFPLSEAAAAHQLQEDNTLRQAGTLAGKIVIKP; encoded by the coding sequence ATGAAAGCCGCTTATATCGAAGAGACTGGACCACCGGAAGTCATTCAATATGGCGACCTGCCGACCCCAGAGCCGGGTAACGGTCAAGTACTGGTCAAGGTCGGGGCAGCGGCGTTGAACCCAATCGATACGTACATTCGCAACGGAGCGAACTACTGGGAGCTTCCCAAGCCCTTTATTACCGGTAGTGACTTGGCGGGAACGATCGAAGCCGTCGGGCCGGGAACCCAAAAGTTCATGGTTGGACAGCGCGTCTGGGGAACGAACCAAGGTTTGGTCGGTCGGCAAGGGACGTTCGCGGAATATGCCGTTGTCGACGAGCATTGGCTGTACGCGACCCCTGACAACGTAAGCGACGAAGCTGCAGCCGCATGTGCTTTGACGGGCGTGACCGCCCACATTGGGCTTGGGGCTGATAACGCTCGACTTAAGCAGGGCGAAACCATCTTTGTCCATGGTGGCTCGGGCGGGGTTGGTTCGATGGTCGTGCAGATGGCCAAGGCAATGGGGGCAACCGTTTTAACGACTGCCGGTAGTGACGAGAAGGCCGAGCTATGTAAAGAACTCGGTGCGGATCACATCTTCAACTACAAGACGCAAAACGTCGCGGAAGAAGTATTGAAGATTTGTCCGAGCGGCGTGAATGTCATTTGGGAAACAATCCGCGAGCCAGACTTTGATTTCCTGGTCAGCATTGCGGCCGAGCGATGTCGCATGGTGTTGATGGCCGGACGTGACGCACGACCACCCTTCCCGGTTGGTCCGTTCTATGTCAAGGAATGTAGCCTGCACGGGTTCGTGATGTTTAAGGCCACGCCCGAAGAAATGGAAGTGTGCGGGAAAGAGATCAGCCAGTGGTTATCGGAAGGAAAGCTGAAGGCGCAAATCGGCAAAGAGTTCCCTCTGTCAGAAGCGGCCGCCGCCCATCAATTGCAGGAAGACAACACATTGCGTCAAGCAGGGACGCTGGCCGGGAAAATTGTGATCAAGCCGTGA
- a CDS encoding SDR family NAD(P)-dependent oxidoreductase yields the protein MKNTALITGASSGIGRQLAWVHAETKGDLILVARREDALNQLRDELVARHGIEVLCIPMDLNEFGAPERLFDQITSQGIEVEFLINNAGFGLHGLYHEQEWATDEAMIHLNVTVLCELTHRFLPGMIQRKRGRILNVGSTAGFQPGPLMAVYYASKAYVLSFSQAIAEEVERFGVTVTVLCPGPVDTEFFDRANAKQVSMFKAGATARDVAELGYRAMLKGRLVVINEWRLWFIQNWINPWVPRRTMLKISRWLLET from the coding sequence ATGAAGAACACCGCACTTATTACCGGCGCCTCAAGCGGTATCGGACGCCAGCTGGCCTGGGTTCATGCGGAAACTAAGGGCGACCTTATCCTGGTTGCCCGCCGCGAAGATGCCCTGAACCAGTTGAGGGACGAACTGGTCGCTCGACATGGCATCGAAGTGCTGTGTATCCCAATGGACCTGAACGAATTTGGGGCCCCCGAGCGACTGTTCGATCAGATCACTTCCCAAGGTATTGAAGTCGAGTTCCTAATTAACAACGCTGGGTTCGGCTTGCATGGCTTGTATCATGAACAAGAATGGGCGACCGACGAAGCGATGATTCATTTGAATGTTACCGTCTTATGCGAGCTAACGCATCGTTTTCTGCCGGGCATGATCCAGCGGAAACGAGGACGCATCTTAAACGTCGGCTCGACGGCCGGCTTTCAGCCAGGTCCATTGATGGCCGTATATTATGCGTCGAAAGCATACGTCCTCAGTTTTTCTCAGGCCATTGCCGAAGAGGTGGAACGCTTTGGTGTCACAGTCACTGTGCTTTGCCCCGGACCGGTCGATACTGAGTTCTTCGATCGCGCGAACGCAAAACAGGTGTCGATGTTCAAAGCAGGGGCAACTGCGCGAGACGTGGCGGAACTCGGTTACCGCGCGATGCTTAAAGGCCGCTTAGTGGTGATCAACGAGTGGCGTCTCTGGTTCATTCAGAATTGGATCAATCCTTGGGTCCCACGACGTACGATGCTGAAGATCTCGCGGTGGCTGCTTGAGACCTAA
- a CDS encoding DUF3618 domain-containing protein yields the protein MGQRQDYVGGRYTNGNGNGNGHHSSEQIKRQVDHTRAEMDATIDALIDRLDPAAILSKTVRSFIGGSSKAADKTAHVAGKAGHSLENMGENLLEKAKENPIPTAMIALGAAWLFMESDRPASHRHNYHDSFLDDLNDEPGLAERSAEAMKSAGSSAKHGMHEASEYVQETAHDAARSMKKAGKYARRQTRRGIHQLEEGYELGMRKAPLAVGGIALGLGLLCGVLIPETEAEDEWMGETRDDLMEQGKEVAQEVRDRGMHAAAAAADAASETLDEEGLGPEEVKDKLTETAEAATESAKEDWKENKPKS from the coding sequence ATGGGTCAACGACAAGATTACGTAGGCGGTCGCTACACCAACGGTAACGGCAATGGCAACGGACATCACTCGTCCGAGCAAATCAAGCGTCAGGTCGACCACACGCGAGCTGAGATGGATGCCACCATTGATGCTCTGATCGATCGCCTTGATCCTGCCGCTATCCTTTCCAAAACGGTCCGCAGCTTTATCGGCGGTAGCTCGAAAGCGGCGGACAAAACAGCCCACGTGGCTGGCAAGGCAGGGCATTCACTCGAAAACATGGGTGAGAACTTGCTCGAGAAAGCCAAGGAAAACCCAATTCCTACGGCGATGATCGCACTGGGCGCGGCTTGGTTGTTCATGGAGAGCGACCGTCCGGCTTCGCACCGGCATAACTACCACGATAGCTTCCTTGATGACTTGAACGACGAGCCTGGTTTGGCAGAGCGTTCGGCAGAAGCGATGAAGTCGGCGGGTTCGTCTGCCAAGCATGGTATGCACGAGGCGAGTGAGTATGTCCAAGAGACCGCTCACGATGCTGCTCGCTCGATGAAGAAGGCCGGCAAGTATGCCCGGCGTCAGACGCGACGCGGCATTCATCAGCTGGAAGAAGGTTACGAGCTTGGCATGCGGAAAGCCCCACTGGCAGTCGGTGGTATCGCGCTGGGACTAGGCCTGCTTTGCGGCGTGCTGATCCCGGAGACGGAAGCGGAAGACGAATGGATGGGTGAGACCCGCGACGACCTGATGGAGCAAGGAAAAGAGGTCGCTCAGGAAGTTCGTGATCGTGGTATGCACGCGGCAGCGGCGGCAGCCGACGCGGCCAGCGAAACGCTGGACGAAGAAGGGCTCGGCCCTGAAGAGGTTAAAGACAAGCTGACCGAAACCGCCGAGGCGGCAACCGAGTCGGCGAAGGAAGATTGGAAAGAGAACAAACCAAAGAGCTAA
- a CDS encoding phage holin family protein, which translates to MNPPQTTYAEEHEVDQERSLGSLIKEIRDESIELFHQEVELARTEMTEKASRFGRKAYIFTQSTLVSTAGLIVLLIGIAEGISLMLAAAGVGAQAFWIGPVLVGLVVMIGGAIVAYTVKESMADDTIVPEKTAQTMKENKQWVNDKIT; encoded by the coding sequence ATGAATCCCCCACAAACAACGTACGCGGAAGAGCACGAAGTCGATCAAGAACGCAGCTTAGGCTCGTTGATCAAAGAGATTCGTGACGAATCGATTGAATTGTTCCACCAAGAGGTTGAACTGGCTCGCACCGAGATGACCGAAAAGGCGAGTCGCTTCGGTCGCAAGGCCTACATCTTCACGCAAAGCACGTTGGTTTCGACCGCTGGCTTGATCGTGTTGCTGATCGGTATCGCAGAAGGAATCAGCTTGATGTTGGCCGCAGCCGGCGTCGGCGCCCAGGCATTTTGGATTGGCCCGGTCTTGGTCGGGCTGGTCGTGATGATCGGCGGCGCGATCGTCGCTTACACGGTCAAGGAATCGATGGCGGACGATACGATCGTCCCTGAAAAAACCGCACAAACGATGAAGGAGAATAAGCAATGGGTCAACGACAAGATTACGTAG